One Actinospica robiniae DSM 44927 genomic region harbors:
- a CDS encoding bacterial proteasome activator family protein translates to MADIDANTQPPSPFRGENNVIVVGPDGRPDDQEHLAEQAEDPTSVAEMVEQPAKVMRIGSMIKQLLEEVRAAPLDEASRARLAEIHRSSIAELEKGLAPELINELERLSLPFAEDEVPSEAELRIAQAQLVGWLEGLFHGIQTALFAQQMAARAQLEQIRRALPPGAADVAEYQPGKSTGAGPYL, encoded by the coding sequence ATGGCGGACATCGATGCGAACACTCAACCCCCCTCGCCTTTCCGCGGCGAGAACAATGTCATCGTGGTGGGCCCGGACGGACGTCCGGATGACCAGGAGCACCTCGCCGAGCAGGCGGAGGACCCGACCAGTGTGGCCGAGATGGTCGAGCAGCCGGCCAAGGTCATGCGGATCGGGTCGATGATCAAGCAGCTGCTCGAGGAGGTGCGGGCCGCGCCGCTGGACGAGGCGAGCCGGGCCCGGCTGGCCGAGATCCACCGCTCCTCGATCGCCGAGCTGGAGAAGGGCCTGGCCCCGGAGCTGATCAACGAGCTCGAGCGGCTCTCGCTGCCCTTCGCCGAGGACGAGGTGCCGAGCGAGGCGGAGCTGCGGATCGCCCAGGCTCAGCTCGTCGGCTGGCTCGAGGGCCTGTTCCACGGGATCCAGACGGCGCTGTTCGCGCAGCAGATGGCGGCGCGGGCGCAGCTCGAGCAGATCCGCCGGGCGCTGCCGCCGGGAGCCGCGGACGTGGCCGAGTACCAGCCGGGCAAGTCGACCGGCGCCGGACCCTACCTTTAG